One Pararhizobium sp. IMCC3301 DNA segment encodes these proteins:
- a CDS encoding creatininase family protein: MARNKIPAAYWQNMPTTDFDKAVTGDWIAVLPVAAIEQHGPHLPVATDTTIAQGMIEASIARLPEDLPATFLPLQQVGKSNEHISSPGTLTHSWETVTRSWIELGESVHRAGIRKLVLINSHGGNVPIIDIVARELRVRFDMLCVATGWMRFGLPDGSYDPQERIYGIHGCAVETSIMLHLRPDLVRMEEARDFRSTQLDFIAEFKHLRAHGPAQFGWKAQDLNLAGTVGNAAAATAEKGKAIVAYQAERFVELLHDVNRFNPDRLWRPQ; the protein is encoded by the coding sequence ATGGCCAGAAACAAAATTCCGGCAGCTTACTGGCAGAATATGCCGACCACGGATTTTGACAAGGCGGTGACCGGTGACTGGATTGCGGTTCTGCCGGTGGCTGCAATTGAGCAGCATGGACCGCATCTGCCGGTGGCAACCGATACGACGATTGCCCAGGGCATGATAGAAGCATCGATAGCCCGCCTGCCAGAGGATTTGCCGGCGACGTTTCTGCCGCTGCAACAGGTTGGCAAATCCAATGAACATATTTCATCGCCCGGAACGCTGACCCATTCCTGGGAAACGGTGACAAGAAGCTGGATCGAACTGGGTGAAAGCGTGCACCGGGCCGGGATCAGAAAGCTGGTTCTGATCAATTCTCATGGCGGCAATGTGCCGATCATCGATATTGTCGCGCGCGAATTGCGGGTGCGGTTTGATATGCTGTGTGTCGCCACAGGGTGGATGCGCTTTGGCCTGCCGGATGGGAGTTACGATCCGCAAGAACGGATTTACGGGATTCATGGCTGCGCTGTTGAAACCTCCATCATGCTGCATCTGAGGCCGGATCTGGTGCGCATGGAAGAGGCAAGGGATTTCCGCTCAACTCAGCTGGATTTCATTGCCGAATTCAAACATTTGCGCGCCCACGGGCCAGCGCAGTTCGGCTGGAAGGCGCAGGATCTGAACCTGGCCGGAACCGTCGGCAATGCGGCGGCTGCAACAGCGGAAAAAGGCAAGGCCATTGTTGCCTATCAGGCAGAGCGGTTTGTGGAACTGCTGCATGATGTAAACCGTTTTAATCCGGACCGGTTGTGGAGGCCGCAATGA